The window TTCTGGGATTTATGGGATTATGCCTGGGAATATCTTTGGTAAGAAAAAAGGTTTCGCAGTCCTTATCAGCTATTTCAGAAAAATACCAAAATTTAATTACAAAAGAATACCTCCAATTCTGATGGAGCGCTTCCTTCTTAAACTTCTTTACCCTATTTTCTGATATAATTTCATAGGAAAACCTGATTACAGCGATTAAAAACCTATTCCCACGATATTATTCTATGCCATTAAATCTACCACTAGAACCATTTGAAGTCGAAATATCGGGATTATCTTCTCATGGAGAAGGGGTTGCCCGATATGAAAACAAGGTTATCTTCGTTCTCGGAGCACTTCCTGGAGAGAAATGCAAAATTCAAATCGTTTCCCGATATCGGAAAATGGCTCGAGCGAGTATCGTTGAACTCCTGCAACCGTCTCCAGCACGAGTTAATCCTCCTTGTCCCCATTATCCAGCTTGTGGAGGGTGCCAAATTCAGCATCTCAATTATTCTGAGCAGTTAGCGTATAAACAGCAGACGGTATCCGATGCTTTATCGCATCTTGCGAAACTAGATATTCTGCCAACCGCAGTGATTGCAGGAAAAGAGTTTGCCTATCGGAATAAAATGACGTTTCCGCTGACGGTTGATAACGGCAGAATTGCAGTCGGTTTGCATCCGCGGGATGCGTATCAACAAATCGTTCCGATCAAAAATTGTTTATTATTAGAAGAACCGCTCCAGCAGATTCTCGAACCGATAGTTGAAGCGATTAATCAAGCTTTTTCTCCCGAAGATGTTTATATGCTGCAAACCGAACAGGGTAACCTGCGGTATTTAATCCTGCGGTCGTTTAATGGAATTCTCGCTGTTGGGCTTGTTCTCCGCGAAAAGAAGCTGGATAACCTGAATCAGTTTGCCCATCTTGTTAAACAACTTCCTGATATCAGCACCGTGTTTATCCATTTGAGTCCAGACCGTAACGATTATCTCTGGACTGAAGAGAAAACTGAAATTCTGTTTGGGGAAAAACAATTCCCGATAACCCTAACCCTAGACTTAAAAGAAATACCATTCTCCGCTGAAGCAGAGTCGATCAAGCTATTTGGGTTCGCTGGAGTCTCAACATTTCTGCAGGTAAATGCCGTAGTTGCCGAGAAATTATACGAATATATTTTGCACCTGCCGATTTCAGGAAATCAGGTAGCAATAGACACCTATTGCGGAATCGGGTTATTAGCACTAGGATTGGCTAAGCGATTTAACTATGTTATTGGGATAGATTCTGATACTTCAGCAATTCGATTTGCGCATCTCGCTGTTCAATCGCAAAAGATATCAAACATCGAGTTTATCGCTGGACCTGCAGAAAAAGTGTTTCGAGTCTGGAAGAAAGAAGGGCATTTTCTAATGCCAGAGTTTTTAAGCCAAGAAACTATCCAGCGGTTGCTTGACTTGACAGACCGGATTGAATTGGTTATCCTCGACCCGCCACGGTCGGGGATTCATCCGAAAGTAATCAAACGACTCGGCGAACTGCTACCGAACGATATTATTCTGGTCTCTTGCCATCCAGCAACGTTAGCGCGAGATTTGAGTTTGATAATCCCGTTCGGATATCAGGTTCTTTCAGTTCAACCGTTTGATATGTTTCCGCAGACGTTCCATGTTGAGACCGTAGCCCATCTCCAAAAAGAATCTTAACAGGAGTTTGAGCGGATTAACCGGAATTTATTCTTCAAAAAGTTAGCGAAAATAATGCTTCATATAGTATTATAATGATATCTGTTTAATCTTAAAAAATTGGTGGAGTCAATATTGAAAATGAAAATTTTTATTGCAACAGATCTAGAAGGTATCAGCGGGCTTTGTTCGGAAGATCAGACATTCTCTTCTACAGGAAGGGAATACGAACTTGCGCGAAAATATATGGCTGAAGATGTTAATGCCGCTGTGGAAGGCGCGTTATCTGTAGCTCAAAATGCACAGGTTATCGTCAACGACGGGCACGGTCGCGGATATAATATGTTTATCCAAGACCTTCATCCGGCAGTGGAATTGTTCAGCGGTGAACTGCGTCAGTTTGGATTAGATGGATTAGATAAATCGGTCGATTTAATGTTCTTAATCGGATACCATGCGATGTCAGGAAGTGAAGGGCTATTAAACCATTCAATGTCAAGCAGAACTATCAGCCGGATTTGGGTCAATGGAAAAGAGATTGGGGAAATTTTTCTATCTGCAGCCATAGCTGGTGAATTTGGCGTACCGGTTGGGTTGGTTACCGGAGATACAATTGCGGTTAAAGAAGCGCAACAACTCCTCGGACATATCGAGACGGTCGCTGTCAAAGAACCGGTCGCCCGGCAATCTGCAAAACTTCTCCCGGTTGAACTTGCACGGAATCGGATTCGAGAAGCTGCGAAACGAGCAGTTGCACGAAATCACCAATTTAAACCGTTTAAAGTAAAACCACCGGTTGAATTGAAAATTGAATTTATATTAACGCAACATGCAGAACAACAGATGTTAATACCTGGTGTCGTCCGGCACGATGCACGAACATTAAGTTATCGGGGAAAGAATATGCTCGATGCATTCCGGTTACTTTATTTTTAATATCGGGGATAACGAACTAACCGGACTACGTGCAATCCAGCGGTTGAGCAAGCAGTATCTTTCTCGATTCCAATAAGGAATAGAAAAATAATCGCGCATAGTACAACAAATCCGCTTCAGATAGGAAATCGGGAAATCGCTATTCCAATAGGGAAATCAGTGGACGGTTGGCGGGGGTGTTTTAGTTCCACGTTGCGCTGCGGTTCGAAGTTTTTCTAGCTGATTGACTATTTCTGCATATTGTTCCGTCAATAGTTCGCGTTTCTGTCGCAACCGTTTTTCTTCCATTCTAAACCGAGTCTGCTGCTGGAATAGACCGCTTGCCATAATGAATGCGATGATTAACATAATTAACGCTACCCAAATCAACGGCTGCATCAATATTTTCGGCTGATACCAGAACTGCGGTATATTCCAAACGGAGATAAGGAATAACAGTGCGGCAAGTGCGAGCAGTAGAAAAATATACAAGAGTCGGATTTGGCTTTTCTTCCGCATGTTTCTCACTGCAGTTTCATACTCCCGAATTGCGGCATCGAGCGCTTCTTTATGGTCAAGCATTTCGAAAGTTAACTCTTCAAACGATTTCATATATCAAGCACACAATTACAATTACACCGATTATTCAATCAGATTACAGAATTATTATTTTAATTATACCATAGAGAACAGGGAAGCGAAACTGAAGATATGCTATACTATTTAGGAATTTTTATCTTGAGAGGAGCAAATCTGTATGCGAGCGAAACGAGGGAGAATTGAACGAACGGTAAGTACGACTTTTTATCTCGTGGAACGCTGCGTTAAAGAACCACTGTTTAAATGTTCGATGTGCGGGCAGTGTATTGTTCGGACGACTGCATACGCTTGTGCGATGCGATGCCCAAAACAGTTGCGAAACGGTCCTTGCGGCGGATCAATGGAAAATAAATGCGAAGTGTATCCGGAACGGAAATGCGCCTGGTCGCGAATTTACGACCGTGCCCGATTACTCGGTGGACTTAAAAAACTTGAATGTATCCAGCCGGCAATTGATTGGTCGTTATACCGCACGTCCGCTTGGTATAATCTATTCACCGGCAAAATTACGGTGTCTGGGCAACGAATTAAGAAATAAACTTTTTAACCGCAACAACGCAAAGTATTTATTATGTAGAATAGTTGTAATAATCTGATTCCTTTTACGAACCAAGCTAAACCTTGCGAGCTTTGCGGTTAGCGTTATATATCATGAAAAAAATATTTATTTTTATATTTTTCTTGTTGCTTTTACTACCAGATGGATATCCGGTAAATGAAGTTTCTTCTCCCGCGACAAAGACGATTGGACAGACGTTTGATGGAGAGGAATTATTGTATGATATCAGTTTTTTCCCGATACCGAATGCTGCCTACGGAAGGTTTACTTTTGAAAAGAACCAGAATGGTCCGGGCTATATTATTACGTTGGAAGCGCGAACCCGACATCTGGTACGTCTGTTAACCCTGATGCGGAAAGATTTATATCGGTCGTATGTAGAAGAAGTTGATGGCGGGAAACGGTTACGGTCATATCGGTTTGAAAAAGAGGTATCTTATCTCGGGAAAACCCGACGGAATATAACCTTTGCCGATTATTCCACGCATAAATTAAGCTGGAAATCTTGGGAATACGGAAAATTAATTAAAGAAGGTGAACAGGATATCGAACCAGGGAGACTACTCGATGACCCATTAGTTGCATTTTATAATCTCCGATATGGCGTGTATGGAACAATAGATTTTGGAAAAACGATTACCATTGATTCTATCCCTATTCGAAATAAACCTGCAGAAATTATTATCCATATCGCTTCTAAAGAAACCACTAACAAAGAACGGAAACGGTTAGTTATCCAGGAAGAACGAGACTATTATCTCAATGTCGTGTTAGCAAAGGAAACCTTCAACACGAAATCCGGAAAAATCAAAATCTGGCTCTCGAAAGAACAAGGAAACGGATACGGACCGTTCAAACCAGTCTATGGCATCGTAGAAGATGTGATTGCGATTGGTGATGTATCGGGAGTACTGAGAATAAAAAAATAATATTAACTACCACCAAGTCACCAAGAGCAATAAACACCTAATTTTTTTATACTTAGTACCTTAGTGTCTTGGCGGTCAATCTTTAATTCGGTATTTCAGAAGGATATATACTGCAACGATAAAATCTCGCCAGCCGATTTTTTTCCCTTCTTCAAACGTTCGCGCTTCAAAACTAACCGGTGTTTCGATAATCTTATATCCTCGTTTTAACACTTTTGCCGTTACTTCCGGGCAAAACTCGAATCGCGTGCAGGTCAATGGAATCTGTTTAATCACATCTGTGGTGAACGCCTTATATGCGGTCGCTTCATCCGTAATTCGTTGACCATAAAGGAGGCTCACTAACCATGCGAGAAGATAATTCGCAATCCGGTTCGGTAACCGCATCTTTTTGATACTGCCAAGAAACCGAGAGCCATAGGCAACTTTAACTTTTCCTTCGACAATCGGCTGGATTACCGCCGGAATATCTTCCGGATTATACTCTAAATCCGCATCTTGAATGATGACAATATCGCCGGTAACATGCGCTAATCCGGTGCGAATACTCGCTCCTTTCCCCTGATTTTTTTCATGGCGGAGAATAACAGTATCAGCTGGAAACTTCGCTTTTTGCTCTTGGAGAATCTGCCAGGTTCTGTCGCTCGAACAATCATCAACTAAAATCAATTCTTTATCCAGCGGTAGTTTCCGAACGCGTTCTAACACGGTTGGCAAGAGCGCTTCTTCATTATAAATCGGAATAACAATAGAAAGTTTCATGAATAAACAGCCACGGGGACAATTTTCATTTTAAATTGAGCATTTAGCATTTTAAATTTAACAGTTGCAATGCTAAATTTGCAATTTGAAATGAACCGTTTCTATTTTTTAG is drawn from bacterium and contains these coding sequences:
- a CDS encoding DUF3108 domain-containing protein; this encodes MKKIFIFIFFLLLLLPDGYPVNEVSSPATKTIGQTFDGEELLYDISFFPIPNAAYGRFTFEKNQNGPGYIITLEARTRHLVRLLTLMRKDLYRSYVEEVDGGKRLRSYRFEKEVSYLGKTRRNITFADYSTHKLSWKSWEYGKLIKEGEQDIEPGRLLDDPLVAFYNLRYGVYGTIDFGKTITIDSIPIRNKPAEIIIHIASKETTNKERKRLVIQEERDYYLNVVLAKETFNTKSGKIKIWLSKEQGNGYGPFKPVYGIVEDVIAIGDVSGVLRIKK
- a CDS encoding glycosyltransferase family 2 protein; translation: MKLSIVIPIYNEEALLPTVLERVRKLPLDKELILVDDCSSDRTWQILQEQKAKFPADTVILRHEKNQGKGASIRTGLAHVTGDIVIIQDADLEYNPEDIPAVIQPIVEGKVKVAYGSRFLGSIKKMRLPNRIANYLLAWLVSLLYGQRITDEATAYKAFTTDVIKQIPLTCTRFEFCPEVTAKVLKRGYKIIETPVSFEARTFEEGKKIGWRDFIVAVYILLKYRIKD
- a CDS encoding methylenetetrahydrofolate reductase C-terminal domain-containing protein produces the protein MRAKRGRIERTVSTTFYLVERCVKEPLFKCSMCGQCIVRTTAYACAMRCPKQLRNGPCGGSMENKCEVYPERKCAWSRIYDRARLLGGLKKLECIQPAIDWSLYRTSAWYNLFTGKITVSGQRIKK
- a CDS encoding M55 family metallopeptidase, with product MKIFIATDLEGISGLCSEDQTFSSTGREYELARKYMAEDVNAAVEGALSVAQNAQVIVNDGHGRGYNMFIQDLHPAVELFSGELRQFGLDGLDKSVDLMFLIGYHAMSGSEGLLNHSMSSRTISRIWVNGKEIGEIFLSAAIAGEFGVPVGLVTGDTIAVKEAQQLLGHIETVAVKEPVARQSAKLLPVELARNRIREAAKRAVARNHQFKPFKVKPPVELKIEFILTQHAEQQMLIPGVVRHDARTLSYRGKNMLDAFRLLYF
- the rlmD gene encoding 23S rRNA (uracil(1939)-C(5))-methyltransferase RlmD, whose amino-acid sequence is MPLNLPLEPFEVEISGLSSHGEGVARYENKVIFVLGALPGEKCKIQIVSRYRKMARASIVELLQPSPARVNPPCPHYPACGGCQIQHLNYSEQLAYKQQTVSDALSHLAKLDILPTAVIAGKEFAYRNKMTFPLTVDNGRIAVGLHPRDAYQQIVPIKNCLLLEEPLQQILEPIVEAINQAFSPEDVYMLQTEQGNLRYLILRSFNGILAVGLVLREKKLDNLNQFAHLVKQLPDISTVFIHLSPDRNDYLWTEEKTEILFGEKQFPITLTLDLKEIPFSAEAESIKLFGFAGVSTFLQVNAVVAEKLYEYILHLPISGNQVAIDTYCGIGLLALGLAKRFNYVIGIDSDTSAIRFAHLAVQSQKISNIEFIAGPAEKVFRVWKKEGHFLMPEFLSQETIQRLLDLTDRIELVILDPPRSGIHPKVIKRLGELLPNDIILVSCHPATLARDLSLIIPFGYQVLSVQPFDMFPQTFHVETVAHLQKES